The stretch of DNA GACGACGAGCGCCGCACCGTTGGCGGTGGCTCCGGCGACGATGCGCAGCGAGTCACCGGAGGACTTGGCGTAGGAGTTGATGGCCGGGTTGGGGCCGATGAAGCCGGCGTCGATGGCACCGCCGGTCAGGGCCTCGATCTCGGCGGGGCCGGCGTTGAAGACCGAGGTCTCCAGCGTCGTGTCGCCCAGCGCCTCCTGGAAGGTGCCGTCGGCGACGCCGAGCACGGCGGCGGCGTGGGTGAGGTTCCCGAAGTACCCCAGGCGCAGGGTGTCGGCCTCGGCGCCGAAGTCCTGGGTGGCCCCGGCGGCGCCGGTGTCGGATCCGGCGGCGGTCCCGGTGCTCCCGGAGCCGGCACTGCTGGCCGGGGAGGCGCTGCTCGACGGGCTCGGGCTGGTCGACGTCGTCGACGAGCCGGACCCGGAGTCGCTGCCGCCGCAGGCGCTGAGCACCAGCGCGGCGAGGGCGGTGCCGGCGATCACCCGGGCGGGGCGGGCGGCGAAGAAGGGGAAACGGCGTGCGGTACTCATGGGTTCCTCGGGTTCTCGGCGGCCCCGCCGTCGTGGCGGAGCCGGACGGCCGCTACGGGCCAGGGGTCAGAGCGTCGTTCTCGGTCGCGGCGGCCTGACATCGGATGTCGGAACCGGCGGTGATCGCCGCACGGCGGTCACCCACCATGCCGACGGCCAGCGTGGTGCCGTCGGCGGGATCGATGATGAGCAAAGCTCCCACTGCTCCTCTCGGTTGGTACGGGTCGATGGGCAGACTCTCGGCGGTGCGCAGGGACACCAGGCCGATGTCGTTGAGCGACAGCGACGCGGCGCCGTCGAGCTCGGTGAGGGTGTCGATGTCCAGCAGGTGCTCGATGGCGCCGACGATCACGCGGGTCGTCGTGGTGCCGTACTTGAGCAGCAACCGCTGCCCGGGCTTGAGCGCCTTCTCGTTGACCTGGGTGACGGTGGCCGTGAACTGGTTGACCGGTTCCGGCGCGTCGTCGGCGGCGGCGATCAGGTTGCCGCGGGCGATGTCGATGTCGTCGGCCAGCAGCAGCGTGACCGAGTCGCCGGCGACGGCGACGGCCCTCGGCCCGTCGGCGGTCTCGACGCCGGTGACGGTGGTGCGGTGACCGTCCGGCAGCACCACGATCGCGTCGCCGGGCCGTACGGTGCCGGCCGCGACACGTCCGGCGTAGCCGCGGTAGTCCGGGTCGGCGGTGTGATCGGAGCCGGGCCGGATGACGTACTGCACCGGGAACCGGAACGCGGCACCGGACCGGGCGTCGGCCACCTCGACGGTCTCCAGGTGCTCCAGCACGCTGGGCCCGTCGTACCAGGAGATCCGCTCCGAACGGGTCACCACGTTGTCGCCGTTGAGGGCCGAGATCGGGATCGCGACCACCGCCGGGATCCCGAGACCGGCGGTGAAGGCACCGAAGTCGGCGGTGATCCGCTCGAACACGTCACGGTCGTAGTCGACGAGGTCGATCTTGTTGACCGCCAGCAGGATCTCCGGGACGCCGAGCAGGGCGGCCACGGTGGCGTGCCGCCGGGTCTGCGCCACGACCCCGGTGCGGGCGTCGACCAGGATGATCACCAGGTCGGCGGTGGACGCCCCGGTGACGGTGTTGCGCGTGTACTGCACGTGTCCCGGGGTGTCGGCCAGGATGAACGTCCGCTTGTCGGTCGCGAAGTACCGGTAGGCGACGTCGATCGTGATGCCCTGCTCGCGCTCGGCGCGCAGGCCGTCGACCAGCAGCGACAGGTCGACGGTGTCCGAGCCGCGGGCCGTGGAGGTCCGCTCGGCGGCGGCCAGCGTGTCGCTCAGCACCGACTTCGAGTCGAACAGAAGCCGTCCGACCAGTGTGGACTTGCCGTCGTCGACGGAACCGGCGGTGGCGAAGCGGAGCAGCCCGTGCTTCACCGGGGTGTCGGGGACTTCGGTCAGGATCGTCATGGGTGTCCAGCTGTCGGAGTCGTTCGCCGGTGGGGATCGGCACTGCCGACCGGCGGGGCGTAGAAGGAGTCGAACGCAGTTGTCGTCGCGATGACGAAGACGCAGCGGGCGGCTGGACCGGCGTCGCCGGCGGTGGACGTGCCTCGGGTGCGGGCCATCTCAGAAGTAGCCCTCGCGCTTGCGGTCCTCCATGGCGGCCTCGCTGAGCTGGTCGTCGGCGCGGGTGGCTCCCCGTTCGGTGATCCGGGTGGCCATGATCTCGGTGATCACCGCGGCGATGTCGGTGGCGTCGCTGTCGACTGCACCCGTGCAGCTCATGTCCCCCACCGTGCGGTAGCGGACCTGCCGCCGGACGACGGTCTCCGTCGCCTTCGGTCCGCCCCAGGCGCCGGCGGTCAGCCACATGCCGCTGCGGGCGAAGACCTCGCGCTCGTGGGCGAAGTAGATCTCCGGCAGCTCGATGCGCTCGCGCTGGATGTAGCGCCAGACGTCCAGCTCGGTCCAGTTGCTCAGCGGGAACACGCGGACGTGCTCCCCCGGGGCGTGCCGGCCGTTGTAGAGGTCCCAGAGCTCCGGGCGCTGCCGGCGCGGGTCCCAGCCGCCGAACGCGTCGCGCAGCGAGAAGATGCGCTCCTTGGCGCGGGAGCGCTCCTCGTCACGGCGGGCGCCACCGATGACGGCGTCGAAGCCCAGCTCGTTGATGGAGTCCAGCAGCGGCACCGTCTGCAGCGGGTTGCGGGTGCCGTCGGGGCGTTCGGTGAGGCGGCCGTCGTCGAGCCAGTCCTGGACGTGCGCGACATGCAGCCGCAGGTTGCCCTCGGCGGCGACGCGGTCGCGGTAGGCGATGACCTCGTCGAAGTTGTGGCCGGTGTCCACGTGCAGCAGCGCGAACGGCAGTGCTGCCGGGAAGAAGGCCTTGCGCGCCAGGTGCAGCACCAGGATCGAGTCCTTGCCGCCGGAGAACAGGATGACCGGGCGGTCGAACTCGCCGGCCACCTCGCGCAGGATGTGGATCGCCTCGGACTCCAGGGCGTCGAGCTCGGAGTCCAGCGCCGAGCGCGGCGGGGTGAGGGTGGACGTCACAGCAGGTTCCTCCCGGCGAGCAGGTCCAGCAGCGCCGAGACGCTCCCCTGCAGGTCGTGGGTCGAGGTGTCGAGGCGCAGGTCCGGGTCGGCCGGCACTTCGTAGGGGTCGTCGATGCCGGTCATGTGGCTGATCTCGCCGCGGGCGGCCTTGGCGTACAGGCCTTTGACGTCGCGGTCGGCACACACCTCGACCGGCGTCGACAGGTGGACCTGCAGGTGCGGGGTGCCCTGCGCGGCGTGCCGGGCACGGACCTCGTCGCGGGTGTCGGCGTAGGGCGCGATGACCGGGACGAGCACCAGCACCCCGTGCCGGGCGAGCAGCTCGGCGACGTAGCCGATCCGCCGGACGTGCGTGTCGCGGTCTTCCCGGGAGAAGCCGAGGCCGGCCGACAGGTAGGTGCGGATCTCGTCGCCGTCGAGGATCTCGACGTCACGGCCGGACGCGCGCAGCTGGTCGGCCAGCGCGAACGCCAGGGTGGTCTTGCCGGCGCTGGGCAGCCCGGTCAGCCAGACGGTCGCACCGGCGGTGCGCAGTGAGGTGGTCACAGGTGCAACCCGCATTCGGTCTTGGTGGAGCCGGACCAGCGGCCGGCACGGGCGTCCTCGCCGGGGGCGACGGCCGCGGTGCACGGCTCGCAGCCGATGGACGGGTAGCCCAGCTGCAGCAACGGGTTCATCAGCACGCCGTTCGCGTTCGCGTAGGCCTCGACCTCGTCGTCGGTCCACGACGCCAGCGGGGCGAACTTGACCTTCTTCTTCTTCGGGTCGAACGCGATGACCGGGGTGTGTGCGCGGGACGGCGACTCCGAGCGGCGGACGCCGGTGGCCCACGCCTCGTAGCCCTGGAGGGCCTCGTTCAGCGGGGCGACCTTGCGCATCGCGCAGCAGGCGTCGGGATCCCGGTCGTGCAGCTTCGCGCCGTACCGCGCGTCCTGCTCGGCGACGGTCAGCTCCGGCAGGATGCGCCGCAGCGTCACGTCGTAGACGGCCTCCACCGCGTCCGCGGTGCCGATGGTCTCGACGAAGTGGTAGCCGGTGTCGAGGAAGATCACGTCGATGCCGGGGCTGACCGTGGACGCCAGGTGCGCCAGCACGGTGTCCTGCATGGACGCGCTGACCGCGAGGCCGCGGCCGAATTCGGCGACCCCCCAGGTGAGGATCTCCGCGGCGGTGGCGCCGGCGAGTTCGGCGGCGCCGCGCAGCGCGATCGCCTCGAGTTCGGCGGGCGGACGGACGAGGACGCTGGTCATGCGGCACCACCGGGGGTCTCGGCACGGGTGAGGCGCACCTGACCGGACAGGCCCAGGTACTTCACGGAGAACACCCGGCCGCAGTCGCGGCATTCCCAGGCGCCGTGGCCCGCCTCGTGCGGCCACAGGTTCGTCTCGCCGCAGTACGCGCAGTACTGCGCGGGTGAGCGTTCGGGGGCGCTCACCGCAGCGCCGCCTCGTCCGCGCGGGCCACCCACTGCGCGAACCGCTCACCCTCGGTGCGCTGGGCGGTGAACGAGTTCACGACGCGCTCGATGAAGTCGCTCGCCTCGGCGCTGGTGATCTTGTGGCCGCGGAGCTTCTTGCCGAACCCGGCGTCGAGCCCCAACCCACCACCGAGGTGCACCTGGAAACCCTCGACCTGGTTGCCGTCGGCGTCGGTGACGAGCATCCCCTTGAGGCCGATGTCGGCCACCTGGGTGCGGGCGCAGGCGTTCGGGCAGCCGTTGACGTTGATGGTCAGCGGCACGTCCAGGTCGCCCAGGCGGGCCTCCAGGTCGTCGGCGATGACCATCGCGCGCGCCTTGGTCTCCACGATCGCGAGCTTGCAGAATTCGAGCCCGGTGCACGCCATCAGGTTGCGGCGGAACGTCGACGGGGTGGTCGACAGGCCCAGCGCGTGCAGCCCCTCGGTCAGCGAGTCGACCTGGTCGGCGGCGATGTCGAGGATCACCAGGCCCTGGTCGGTGGTGGTGCGGACCCGGCGCGAGCCGTGGGCCTCCACCAGGTCGGCGAGCCGGGCGAGCAGGGTGCCGTTGACCCGGCCGACGGTCGGCTTGACGCCGACGTAGAACAGTCCGTCGTTCTGCGGGTGCACGCCGATGTGGTCGCGGGGGCCGTCGTACACCGGCGGGGCGTCGCCATCGGTGAGGGTGCGGTGGAGGTACTCCTGCTCGAGGACCTCGCGGAACTTCTGCACGCCCCAGTCGGCGACCAGGAACTTCAGCCGGGCCCGGGTGCGCAGCCGGCGGTAGCCGTAGTCGCGGAAGATGCCGACGACGCCGGCCCAGACCTCGGGGACCTCGTCGAGCGACACCCAGGTGCCCAGTCGCTGGCCGAGCATCGGGTTGGTGGACAGTCCGCCGCCGACCCAGACGTCGAAGCCGGGGCCGCGCTCGGGGTGCACGGCGCCGATGAAGGCGACGTCGTTGATCTCGTGGGCGACGTCCTGACGGGGCGAGCCGGAGATGGCCGTCTTGAACTTCCGCGGCAGGTTGGAGAACTCCTCCTTGCCGATGTAGCGCTCGAGGATCGCCTCGACGGCCGGGGTGCCGTCGATGATCTCGTCGGCCGCGATCCCGGCCAGCGGCGAACCCAGGATGATGCGCGGCACGTCGCCGCAGGCCTCGGTGGTGGACAGGCCGACCGCTTCCAGCTGCTCCCAGATGTCGGCGACGTCCTCGATGCGGATCCAGTGGTACTGGACGTTCTGCCGGTCGGTGAGGTCGGCGGTGTCGCGGCCGTAGCGGGTGGAGATCTGACCGACCGTGCGCAACGCCGCCGTGGTGAGCAGCCCGCCGTCGATGCGGACCCGCATCATGAAGAACTTGTCCTCGAGCTCCTCGGGCTCCAGGATCGCCGTCTTGCCGCCCTCGATGCCCTGCGCACGCTGGGTGTACAGGCCCCACCAGCGGAAACGGCCACGCAGGTCACCCGGGTCGATGGAGTCGAAGCCGGTGTAGCGGTAGACGTTCTCGATGCGCTCGCGGCAGTGCAGGCCGTCGTCGTCCTTCTTCATCCGCTCGTTGGGGTTGAGCGGCTCGCGGTAGCCCAGCGCCCACTGACCCTGGCCGCGCTCGCGGCCCTTCGCGTCGGGGCGGTTGCGGTGCGCCCCGGGCGCCGCCGCGGCGGCGGGTCGCTCGGGGCGGGCCGGACGCTCGGGCCGGGCCGGACGCTCGGGCCGGGCCGGGCGGTCGGCGACGGACCGGTCGGCGGGACCGGGCGAGGCGCCGGTGGTGTCGACAGTGGCGGTGTCGAGGACGTCGGCGGGGGGAACGGCGGTGGCGGGCGGCACTGCGGGCACGGCGATCCTTCGGGCCGGTCCGGAACACCCGCGCGAGCCCGCCGTGCCACAGGCGTGCCTGCCGACCGGGGGACCTTCGAAGGACGTCCCGACAGCGGCGGTACTAGGCGGCGGTCGAGGAGGCTTCTAGACGGTGCGACACATGCCGGCGGCGACGCGCACGAGATCGATCTCGGGTCGCGTCACCAAAAGGGCACCTTCGTCATACACGCCGCACAGCATAACCGCGGTTCCCGGCCCCGGAACCCCGCCGGAGGGGCCGAGAACTTCACGGCGGAGGGTCTTGACGTCCGGCCCGCCGGGTGCGTGCGCCGGTCCGGACCTGCGCATTTCACCGCTTCGAGCGGGTGCGACCCGCGGCACGGCGTGCCTGCGCCGCGGCCGGGACGGGCACTGTCGGTGCCGCCCGGCATGCTCGGCCCATGGACCTCACCACCGTGCTCGTCGCCGTCGGGCTGCTGCTGCTCGGGCTCGCGCTCGGCTGGCGGATCGGCCGCTCCGCTCCTCCGGCGGGATCGACCGACGAGGCCACCGCGGTGGGTGCGCTGCTGGGCACCGCCGGGCACGCACTGGAGCGGGTGGAGACGCAGCTCCGGGAGATCGAGCGGGACCGGGTCGGCGCCTACAGCGCCCTGCAGGAACAGGTGGCGGCGCTGCACCGGACGTCGTCGGAGCTCGGCACACAGACCCGCACGCTCGCGGGAGCGCTGCGCAGCCCGCAGGTCCGCGGTCGCTGGGGGGAGATCCAGCTGGAGCGGATCGTCGAGCTGGCCGGGATGACCGAACACTGTGACTTCTCCACCCAGGTGAGCGTCAGCGAATCCCCCGGCGGTCCGGTGACCGCGCGCCCCGATCTGGTGGTGCGGCTGTCCGGCGGCCGCACGATCCCGGTCGACGCCAAGGTGCCGTTCGCGGCGTGGCTGGAGGCGATGGACGGTGGTGAGGGACGGGAGTCCGACCGGCTGCTGGCCGCGCACGCCCGGGCGGTCCGGGCCCACGTGGACGTGCTCGCCGCCAAGGCGTACTGGCGGCACTTCCAGCCGGCGCCGGAGTTCGTGGTCATGTTCATCCCCGGCGAGCCGCTGCTGGACGCCGCGCTGGTGCGCGATCCCGGGCTCGCCGACTACGCCTTCACCCGCAACGTGGTGCTGGCCACGCCGACCACGTTGATCACGCTGTTGCGG from Nakamurella deserti encodes:
- a CDS encoding DNA recombination protein RmuC codes for the protein MDLTTVLVAVGLLLLGLALGWRIGRSAPPAGSTDEATAVGALLGTAGHALERVETQLREIERDRVGAYSALQEQVAALHRTSSELGTQTRTLAGALRSPQVRGRWGEIQLERIVELAGMTEHCDFSTQVSVSESPGGPVTARPDLVVRLSGGRTIPVDAKVPFAAWLEAMDGGEGRESDRLLAAHARAVRAHVDVLAAKAYWRHFQPAPEFVVMFIPGEPLLDAALVRDPGLADYAFTRNVVLATPTTLITLLRTVAFSWRQEKLGAQAAEIHALGRELHVRLGTLGEHVDRLGTGLGRAVEHYNAAVASLESRVLVTARKFTDLQSGPALDAPAQIDHTPRRVQAPELLDARRPEDVLAARDPDEVLRAAAAPPRPTARGTRGHAAG
- a CDS encoding phosphoadenylyl-sulfate reductase, giving the protein MTSVLVRPPAELEAIALRGAAELAGATAAEILTWGVAEFGRGLAVSASMQDTVLAHLASTVSPGIDVIFLDTGYHFVETIGTADAVEAVYDVTLRRILPELTVAEQDARYGAKLHDRDPDACCAMRKVAPLNEALQGYEAWATGVRRSESPSRAHTPVIAFDPKKKKVKFAPLASWTDDEVEAYANANGVLMNPLLQLGYPSIGCEPCTAAVAPGEDARAGRWSGSTKTECGLHL
- the cysD gene encoding sulfate adenylyltransferase subunit CysD gives rise to the protein MTSTLTPPRSALDSELDALESEAIHILREVAGEFDRPVILFSGGKDSILVLHLARKAFFPAALPFALLHVDTGHNFDEVIAYRDRVAAEGNLRLHVAHVQDWLDDGRLTERPDGTRNPLQTVPLLDSINELGFDAVIGGARRDEERSRAKERIFSLRDAFGGWDPRRQRPELWDLYNGRHAPGEHVRVFPLSNWTELDVWRYIQRERIELPEIYFAHEREVFARSGMWLTAGAWGGPKATETVVRRQVRYRTVGDMSCTGAVDSDATDIAAVITEIMATRITERGATRADDQLSEAAMEDRKREGYF
- a CDS encoding sulfate adenylyltransferase subunit 1 gives rise to the protein MTILTEVPDTPVKHGLLRFATAGSVDDGKSTLVGRLLFDSKSVLSDTLAAAERTSTARGSDTVDLSLLVDGLRAEREQGITIDVAYRYFATDKRTFILADTPGHVQYTRNTVTGASTADLVIILVDARTGVVAQTRRHATVAALLGVPEILLAVNKIDLVDYDRDVFERITADFGAFTAGLGIPAVVAIPISALNGDNVVTRSERISWYDGPSVLEHLETVEVADARSGAAFRFPVQYVIRPGSDHTADPDYRGYAGRVAAGTVRPGDAIVVLPDGHRTTVTGVETADGPRAVAVAGDSVTLLLADDIDIARGNLIAAADDAPEPVNQFTATVTQVNEKALKPGQRLLLKYGTTTTRVIVGAIEHLLDIDTLTELDGAASLSLNDIGLVSLRTAESLPIDPYQPRGAVGALLIIDPADGTTLAVGMVGDRRAAITAGSDIRCQAAATENDALTPGP
- a CDS encoding nitrite/sulfite reductase, producing MPAVPPATAVPPADVLDTATVDTTGASPGPADRSVADRPARPERPARPERPARPERPAAAAAPGAHRNRPDAKGRERGQGQWALGYREPLNPNERMKKDDDGLHCRERIENVYRYTGFDSIDPGDLRGRFRWWGLYTQRAQGIEGGKTAILEPEELEDKFFMMRVRIDGGLLTTAALRTVGQISTRYGRDTADLTDRQNVQYHWIRIEDVADIWEQLEAVGLSTTEACGDVPRIILGSPLAGIAADEIIDGTPAVEAILERYIGKEEFSNLPRKFKTAISGSPRQDVAHEINDVAFIGAVHPERGPGFDVWVGGGLSTNPMLGQRLGTWVSLDEVPEVWAGVVGIFRDYGYRRLRTRARLKFLVADWGVQKFREVLEQEYLHRTLTDGDAPPVYDGPRDHIGVHPQNDGLFYVGVKPTVGRVNGTLLARLADLVEAHGSRRVRTTTDQGLVILDIAADQVDSLTEGLHALGLSTTPSTFRRNLMACTGLEFCKLAIVETKARAMVIADDLEARLGDLDVPLTINVNGCPNACARTQVADIGLKGMLVTDADGNQVEGFQVHLGGGLGLDAGFGKKLRGHKITSAEASDFIERVVNSFTAQRTEGERFAQWVARADEAALR
- the cysC gene encoding adenylyl-sulfate kinase, whose protein sequence is MRVAPVTTSLRTAGATVWLTGLPSAGKTTLAFALADQLRASGRDVEILDGDEIRTYLSAGLGFSREDRDTHVRRIGYVAELLARHGVLVLVPVIAPYADTRDEVRARHAAQGTPHLQVHLSTPVEVCADRDVKGLYAKAARGEISHMTGIDDPYEVPADPDLRLDTSTHDLQGSVSALLDLLAGRNLL